The Quercus lobata isolate SW786 chromosome 4, ValleyOak3.0 Primary Assembly, whole genome shotgun sequence genome segment CATAATGCTATTATTTTGAACTATAATTAAGAAGCTAGATCTCAAGAAAACTAAGCAATTACTGGATCAATTGTAAAACATTTGACAAAAATCTGATCATTAGCTGACAGTAGTAGCTTTTTTCCAGGACACTTGATTGAtagtttgtatttatttattttaaagaaaaatatgattctCCTACActttgttaggttttttttttttttttttttgacagttaGTTAAagaatttgaacttatttgtGCACAGGTGGCACTCATTTCTCCcaatagaaaatcaaatacCAAATAACCCTACAGACACATCATGCCCAATTTTTGTGAATAACTTCAAGAAAGTGGACATGTCATGAAAGACAAGCTGTCACAAGCAGATCATTGAGTATTtgaagctcaaaaaaaaaaaaaaatatatatatatatatatatattaatagtaaAAAGAGAGATAGGAAGTCTGTTTTAGATGGACTCACCAGTGGATATCTATAAGATGTTATATGTTGGATGATCTAACtttctattttcatttaatattgACAATCTCGGACAGTTGAGCTATTTTTCCCGTGGCACATCCTTCCTTTCATTGGCGACAGTAAAATATCAGCAGTTTCCGCCATATGTATGCTAATAAATAAATGGCTATCTAAAAAcagaggaaattttttttttgaggttagTGGTGACTTGGCAAGTTAGGTTGTAAAGCCCTCATAAAGGCTTGTCCCAATTGAGTAATAGCCCAGTACCAACAGTAATCatccaaattaattttataagaaaactaTTGATCACTAAAAAAAGAGATGGCTCCTGCTTTCAACACAACCTCTGAATAGCACACAGAGTGTCACCTGTTTAATCCCATTGGGACAGCCAATCTCTAGTGGTTAATTTATTCTCGATCACCAATCAGCCAATGAGAGCATGCTTTGGTATGGTAATTTAAGTAGAAGTGTTCCAACTGGGTGTCAATGATCATGCCATAGGaagattgttttgtttttccaagTCTATTAGAGCATCAAAAATCATACTtctaatgaaattaaaaaaataaaccagTATCCATTAGCTATTTGACAAGTTGGCAGACACCAGACAGATATTGCATAGAGTATGACCTATTGTGGCACTCATTCTTAAGTCAGAGAGAATGTGGCACAAAAGAATGTGTTGAACCGTGataacaaacaaataatttaaaCCACGAAAAATAGAATGGTATTAAAAGCTGGGTGCAAATAGCTCATAAATCATGAAAAATGAATGATATTGGCAAGTATAGTAACAGGGACTTCAGGGGCCAAAAAACAGGACACCTGGTGCACAAAACATCATCATATTACGATTGTCCCAATGGGGTTAAACAATTAAGTATGGATTAGTTGATTGATTTTGCCTCCAGCTATACACAATAGAAATGTAATAATAAGGGTGAAAACTAGAGAGATAGCAAGAATTTGGGGGCAATTTTGAAATGAGATTATCatagaaaagaagagaagattaTATAAGGTATGAGTAAACATACCACTCAAGTTGCTTCTTCTTTAATAACATTAGACAAATCTGCGCAGCTACCCTTAGGTATAAAATATTTCCCATTAATTTCTAGGGAGTGGGTTGAAATTCCATGAGATTAATTACTACTTCTCGTAGTGCCCGGAAACATATTTTGGGAAaactgaagaaagaaaaggaagaaattaGGGGCAATTAAGAATATAGGTATTAGAGAAATTGAGTAAACTGAAGAATATGATTTTGAGGTATGCGTAAACTTACCACTCAATTGCTAACGTCGACATGTGGAATATGGGCAATTTTGGACCACTCTGCCCCGCTACCCCTTGCACATCTTTCCTTTAATTTGGGACAAGTGCAAATAATCAATAATTCTAATTTAGTGAGGCATTGCATGGCTTGTGATGCGGGCAGATACATCAAGTTCTTGCAGTTCCGAAGTCGCAGTGTTTGAACAGAAGAAAGGTTGCACAACCACTCAGGCAAAGCTTCCAGTCCATCGAAGCTGTATATGCACAGAGATTTAAGGGAAGTGAAGCATTGTATTTCGTCCGGGAGAGAGTTGAGTTTATCCCATCCAACCAATAATAGTGTTTCAAGAGACGAGTGCAAGTGTTGGATGGAACTGAGACTAGGGAACGCATCCAACTCTTCCCAAAACCCACCCATCGCCAAAAGCCGTAAGCGAGTGACATACTCTAACCCCTCTGGCAGACACGTTAACTTTTGGCAATTGACAATGCATAGATCGATGAGAGAATGCAATTCTCCTAGATCTGGAATTGATTTCAGATTAAAAACATTCGCAAATTTGTAACTTCGTAAGAGAATGTAATTCTGGTAGTTCTGGAATTGATATCAGATTTGGACACTCTATACTCAATGCTGAAAGAGACGTGCAGGATTCTAACCCAGTTGGTAGAACTTCGTCACCACACGATATCATCAGACTTCGGAGACGGGAACCCGCACCTTGTAGACTTGGAAAGGATCTCAAATTAGgacaaaaaaatacatcaaaccTCTCAAGAGAAGGAAAGGTGCGCAGTGCGTTCGGCCATTCACTCAATTTCTCACATTCTCTTATTTTGATTGATTGGAGAGAGGTTACATCTTGATGCGGCGAGATGGacaccaaatcaaaacaatccCCTATGAATATTGACATCAAACTCCTATTATTCTGGAATAATTGCTCTGGCAAATAAACAAGTTCTAAAATATACTCAATTTTGAGGGAGGCAAGTGTGGAAAGCTTGCTGATAATCCTTTCGAATGCCGTGCTTTTGATACCAGAAATCTTTAACTTCTTAAGAGTTAGAAAATGATATGGAGCACTTGTCAATTGGCCACATGATTCAATGGTCAACTTCTCAAGACAAGGAAACACTGCTTCTATTGTTGTCAACTCCAACGCGTCCTTCCATTCCACTAGGTTGGGCAACTTcttcaaaacaagttttttcaAAGCTGGGAATACCACATTTCTGTCACTACCACCTCCACTATTACTTGATCTCTCACCACTATAATTAATGTAAAATTCTGTTCCTATGCATGTCACGTTATCCATTCCATCTATTTCAAGAACCATGAGATGGGGTAAATGCCCAAGTGTAGGAAGTTTGTTGCACTTGTCACAGTTTTTTAGACGAATTTCCATCAGATGGCCCAAAAGAAACCCACCACTATAGATATCACGTGCCAATATCCATGAAGGCAACTTCTCACCCCtgaaattttctatttctagGCATTTCAAATGTTGGTGAGGTTGAAGGCCTTCCAGTACATCTTCATCATTATTGTTTCCTACTCTTTCAATACTCCAATGGAATCCCAATTTGCACACTCCTGTCTTTCCCATTAAATTTGCAGTTTTGGCTTCTTCTTTATCTCTCACATTCTCCAGATTGTATATACTTAATCCTCCTCTGAGTTGGCTTAAGCATCCCACTTCTTCAATTCGATGACCATCATCTTGACCAATGACAAAGAAAGGCAGTGTTTGAAGGCAAGTCAACTTACCCATATTGACTGGCAGTTGTTTTATGTACTCATTGCTAATGTTAATATGTCTCAAGTTAGTCAAATTTCGTAGATCATTTGGAAGCTCTTCGAGAAGATGACAGTCCTTGATTATTAGAGTTTGTAAGTTGTAGAGCTTGGTAACAGAAATAGGTAATTCTTTGATGTTGGTTTTCTCGATGTGGAGAAACCTCAAATGTCTAAACTCACCAATTGACTTGGGCAACTCACCTACATTTCGCCCAACTAAAGTTAGACCACGTACACATTTTAAGTCCAATAACCTATCGCCAAGACTAGCACGAATGGAAAAAATTGTGCGCAATCTACCCATGTCATCTCTAAATAATGGGATTGTTGGTGTTTTTTGTTCATTGGATATAAGAGATAAACGTTGAATATGAGACATACCATTAATGTCACCCCTAACCATGCCCTTTAGATGCAAGGTTTCCCATCTTGAAATTGAGAGAGCAGGATCGTGTACAAGATCATGCATCTTGCAACTTATAATATCACCAGAGTTGTCCCTTTCTATATCTTGGAATAAGGAATTCcccattaaaatatcaaaatactCAAAACCGACGTCCTCCATTGAAAAATGTTTCTGAGATGGTTGAAGGAACCCTTCAGCCATCCAATGTTGAACTAGTTCTTCCTTTTCCATGGCATAATCTTTGGGGAAAATTGCACAATATGTGAAACACCTTTTTAGAGATGGTGGATAAAGATGATCGAAACTTAATTTTAGTATCGATAAGATACATTCGTTATCATCTTGGGAATTCCAAACCatattgttttgaattttcaaccATTCACTTTCCTCAATCTTCCAAGACATCGAGCCTCCTATAACCTTTGCAACTAATGGAATCCCATGACATCTTTTAGCAATCTCCCT includes the following:
- the LOC115985628 gene encoding putative disease resistance protein RGA3; the protein is MAENILSVVAEEIVGKLISLATEQISLSWGFKEDLKRLRDSLTTIQAVLADAERRQAREEQVRLWLRRLKDVSYDADDVLDDLAYEILRRKVEIQNQMKRKVSYFFSFSNPMAFHFKMANNVKNIHESLNMIIDEANKYEFTRAGPINANPEMIPNRERETDSSLDPSEVVGREHDASKIVKLLLNEVKQQLSVIPIVGMAGLGKTTLAKLVYNNELLQEHFDEKIWVCVSDNFSNKRILSQILESLTHSSSILENKNAIYESLKKELKGKRYLLVLDDVWNEDSHEWDTLKESLLGINPNIGNNIIVTTRSNKVAEIMRTLPKHNMENLLDKECWEIIKNRVSTKERIPLTQELEDIGREIAKRCHGIPLVAKVIGGSMSWKIEESEWLKIQNNMVWNSQDDNECILSILKLSFDHLYPPSLKRCFTYCAIFPKDYAMEKEELVQHWMAEGFLQPSQKHFSMEDVGFEYFDILMGNSLFQDIERDNSGDIISCKMHDLVHDPALSISRWETLHLKGMVRGDINGMSHIQRLSLISNEQKTPTIPLFRDDMGRLRTIFSIRASLGDRLLDLKCVRGLTLVGRNVGELPKSIGEFRHLRFLHIEKTNIKELPISVTKLYNLQTLIIKDCHLLEELPNDLRNLTNLRHINISNEYIKQLPVNMGKLTCLQTLPFFVIGQDDGHRIEEVGCLSQLRGGLSIYNLENVRDKEEAKTANLMGKTGVCKLGFHWSIERVGNNNDEDVLEGLQPHQHLKCLEIENFRGEKLPSWILARDIYSGGFLLGHLMEIRLKNCDKCNKLPTLGHLPHLMVLEIDGMDNVTCIGTEFYINYSGERSSNSGGGSDRNVVFPALKKLVLKKLPNLVEWKDALELTTIEAVFPCLEKLTIESCGQLTSAPYHFLTLKKLKISGIKSTAFERIISKLSTLASLKIEYILELVYLPEQLFQNNRSLMSIFIGDCFDLVSISPHQDVTSLQSIKIRECEKLSEWPNALRTFPSLERFDVFFCPNLRSFPSLQGAGSRLRSLMISCGDEVLPTGLESCTSLSALSIECPNLISIPELPELHSLTKLQICECF